AACACTTCATTTACGCTAAAATTGGGGTACAACATTCTGACCAATACTGATTTTCTATGGGTTCGTGTTCTCAGGTCAAAGTACAGGGTAGAAGAAGAAATACCTATTGATAACAATCGAGGTAACTACTCTTTCCTTTGGAGATCTCTTTTGAGAATTTGGCCCCTTCTTTGTGAGAATATCATCTGGTCAGTTGGAAATGGTAGTAGTATTAGGTGCTGGAAGGACAGTTGGATCTCTAGAGTCGACCCTTTATTGAACCATATTCCCTCACGAAATAACCTTGATGTGGATTGCCTACTTCGAGAAATGATAAAAGAGGAAGCCATGTGGAATTTAGATTTATTCCATGTGTGGTTGCTGAATGAGATTATCAGTCGTATTGTTAGTATCCCTCCTCCACAACAGTCGACCGGTTCGGATAAAGTTGCTTGGGTGGGAACATCGACGGGTTCTTTCTCTATCAAAAGTGCCTACAAGACGATCAAGAAAAGCTCGTGGGACTTAAAGAAAGACTTTTGGAATTTACCAAAGAAGTACAAAGGACCTCAGAGGGTTCAGATTTTCATTTGGTTGGCCTTTAAACAAAGATTACTAACACAAGTGGAGAGACTGAAGCGTGGTATTGCGAATGATGAGTATTATACAATATGTAGAGCAACTCAAGAGGATATTATGCATGTCATAAGAGATTGTACTCCTACAAAAGAGGTTTGGTTGTAGCTTGTTCCAACAGAGCAGCAAGATTGTTTCTTTTCCAGCAACTTAGAGGAGTGGCttgtgaaaaatttgaaaaataggcAAAATTTCGCCTTTGAGGAAGTTGATTGGTCAGCTTTTTTTGCTCTAGTAATGTGGCGAATCTAGAAAAACAggaatcttcttatttttcaagGAGTGCCATGAAGGTTTGAAAAGATTATCAAAGGGTCATATAGTTGGGCAAAACAGTATGCATCCTTACACGGGGCTAATTCTTTCGTGAAGCAAAGGGCGAATGTAGAGCCTAACTAGGCTGATAGGTGGATACAATTAAGAATTGATGGTTCAATTAAAGTAGATTTAGGTTATGCTGCTACAGGAGGAAATTTGAGGGATAACCATGAGGGTTGGATCATTGGCTTTAATCATCAATTGGGAAATTGCTCAATCCTTGAGGCTGAATTATGGGTTATCTAGGATGGTTTGCACTTGCGCAAGAGAAGCAAGGTAATAAAGTGTTGATTCAAACAAATAGTTTGGAAGCTATTAAAGCTATCCAAGATCCAGTTTCAACGCCTTCTAGGTCGATGCTTTTCAGGCGGATCCATCATTTCCTAAAAAATGTAGAGGATTGGGTAATCGAGTATATCCTTGGGAAGAAAACATAGTAGCTAATAGATTGGCCAAAATAGCTTTTAATAAGGAGGATGGATTGCAACTTTTTACAGATAACCCTtttgatttagattaattatttgcTTTTTCTtcacaccaaaaaaaaaaattcaggcttataaatacatatttattttataattggattgttatgtaattttcttgattaaaatgaaattcaataacaaaatatttctagtCAAACCATCcaacaaaatgaaaagataaaaaaacaatGATACATTTGAAATAAGGGCTAAAGTTAAACATTAGTTTATGACCCACTGTCTGCAACGAAGCTATTagagttaaaaaatttcaatacgtagaaaaataatggtaaaaaaaactcataaaattcaaacaaattaattaactcggtgtataaatgagtttaaaattttaatgttttaatctaatttttattaaaaataatttaattcgtTATTGATGATTAAATATGACATTTGGTAAAAAGGTTAGGTATAAATTTAactgtaaaaaataaaaattaaattgaaaatatatgttatatacattccctgtttaaaaacaaaaacacaaacaacCGTCCCTCGCCCATTGTATTTGTAGACCCAGCATTTTTAGCTCCACTCCGCCCCACCAAATCAACTTTCACTAAATTTTCgctatatatacaaatattttggaGGCGATTGTCCTCATGATATGATTTGCTCTGATCTGTAATCCcaagctttttttttataaagtttgaAGAGATGATTTTGGTGGCGATTGTAGCGGAGCTAATGGAGGAGTACACGGTGCTGTTGTGTAGACTAGTCGAGCATTTGTTTCATGAAGCTCCTTTCCCAAGGCGCATTCGTTTCCTTATCCTCTCCAGTCTTCCTGTTGCTTCTTCCACTGCCCCTCTCCTCCCAGCCCCTGCTtagtgttttttgttttttcttctctttttaatGACATGCGGGATTCAATTATTTGTAGATTCCTACTgtgtaatataattttcattagaAATTGCAGTGTGATAGATCTTTTTTCATCAAAGTGTTGTTTTGcctttcgaatagttcaattTTATCAACTGATACACGGTATTGGATTTTGGAAACTGGTTA
The Gossypium raimondii isolate GPD5lz chromosome 8, ASM2569854v1, whole genome shotgun sequence DNA segment above includes these coding regions:
- the LOC105793614 gene encoding uncharacterized protein LOC105793614 — encoded protein: MILVAIVAELMEEYTVLLCRLVEHLFHEAPFPRRIRFLILSSLPVASSTAPLLPAPA